The window CGTCGGGGGCTCGGACCTCCAGCGCGACGGGGCCGCCCGCACCGGCGTGGGAGGCGAGCGTCACCGTCGCGGCGGACGGTGCTCCGTCACAGGTGACCGTGTACGGCGCGTCCCCCAGCGGGGCCGTCCCCGTGTTGTGCAGCCAGTAGCGGCTGAACACGGGCTGGTGCGGCTCCCGTTCGCCGTGGCGCAGCGGCATGCCCGACGGCGTCCGCAGCAGCAGGGTGGTGGTGGCCGCGCCGCCGAGGCCCGCCCCGAAGGGCCCGCGCGGGCGGTCCAGGAGGTCCGCCTCGGCGGCCGGCTGCGTGGGCCAGTGCACCTCGGGCGCCGCCGGGCGGCCGTGCGTCTCGCGCAGCCGGACCGCCAGGCCGCCCTCCTCGCCCCGTTTCACGGTCTCGATCAGGACCCGGTCGGCCGGTTCCACGCCCAGGAGGGAACGGGCCGGCGGTTGCGGGCCGGCCGTCGGTGCGGCGGTGACGGCGGTGAGGGGCTTGTTGAACTCCCGTCCCCGGCGCGCCAGGTCCGCCTCCCGCCAGTCCCCGTCCCCCGCCACCAGCGCGTGCTCGAAGACGTGCGTCCAGTGCTGGAGCTGGAACGAGCTGCCGTCGGGGGCGGTGCGCCGGGGAGGGTCCATCCACTCCCCTGCGGGGCGCCCGGTGCAGGAGCGCATCAGGGTGCTGTGCAGCCGGCCCGCCGTGTCCACGGCGAAGCCGGGCGTGCCCCGGACCAGGATCCCGACGGTCCGGCGCGCGTAGGGAACCTCATGCGGGACGCCGCAGGGAACCGCGCGCCCGACGTCGCAGCCGCCCGCACAGGGGACCTCGTACGGGACTTCGTACGCCGCCTCGTGCGGGACCTCATGCGCCGCCTCGTACGGGACGTCGTGCGCGGCCTCCCCGGCCGGCGCCCCCGCGGCTTCCAGGCGGCCCGAAGCGGCGACGGCCCGGGCCAGTTCCGCCGTCGGCCCGGTGTACACCAGGACCGGCAGGTCCAGGACTCCGGTGAGGTCGCAGCCCGGGCTCCACAGGGCGCGCAGCGGGGCCCGCGCCGGGACCCACGCCCGCGCGTGCTCTCGTACGGCCTGGGTGTGGGCGGGGTCGGCCGCCGCCAGCACCGCCGCCGTGAAGGCATTGGCCTCGGGGCCGCCGAGGGCGATCCGGAAGTCCGGGAGGCTGCTGTCCACCGCGAGGTCGCCCCAGCGGGGTCCGGCGGGCCGGGTGGGGGTGGCGGTGACCCCGTACCGGCCGAGCGCCACGACCAACTCCCGCAGGCCGTCCGGGGTTCCCGTGTCCGGCAGCACGATCTCCGCCGCTCCCAGCGCCCGGTCCGGCCCGGCCAGCGGCGCCGACAGCGCGAACCAGTTCAGACAGGGGCTGTCCAGGGTCCACGGGGCCCTGGTGTGGTCGGCGCCCGCGTCCGCCTCGGGGAAGGCGAAGCCGCGCCCCACCGCCGCGGCGGCCGTCTCCGCGACCGGGACCGCGCCCGGCACGTCGGCCGGGATCCGCAGCCGCAGCAGGTGGTCGGAGCCGTTGAACTCATCGACACGGGTGGTCAGTTCCACCCGGTCCAGGCCGTCCCACAGGGTGGTGGTCCGCGTCCAGCGGACCGGACCGGTGCGCCCGGTGGCGACGATCCGCGCCCCGAGCGGCCCCCGCTCCACGCGGCAGGACGTGGCGGGTGCGGAGCCCGAGCCGGTGCCGGGGCCCTTGGGCAGCAGGTGCCACGGGCCCTCTCCGAAGACCGGGTGCCGGTCGTACTCGTCCTGCACGACCAGCTCGTCCACCTCCCCCGCGCTCATGAGTTGCTGCCCGGTGCGCCGGTCCAGCAGCCGGGCCAGGCCGCCCCCGCGCTCCGGGTCCGCCTCGGCGCGGAAGGCCTCGTTCTCCACGACCAGGCCGTCCGCCGGCTCCCAGCCACCCGAGAGCGGCAGCTCGGAGGCCTCCAGCCACCAGGTCCGGTACCCGAGCGAGGGCACCTCCTCTGCCAGGAACACCACCTCGGCCACGCCGTCGGCCGCCGCCTCGACGTGGACGGGCGCGCGCCGGCCCACGGCGTCGCGGACGCTGATCCGGTGTGCCTGCGCGGCCGTCAGCCCCAGCGCCGCCAGGTCGACGGACGTGCGGACCAGGTCGGTCCGCGTCCAGGACACCGGGTTGTGCACGGTCGCCGCCAGCGGGGCCGGTTCCCGGGTGCCGGCCGCGTCGGCCGGCGGGGCCTGCCCGCGGGTATCGGCCGCGTCCGTCAGCGCGGCCAGCGCCTCCTGCCGTACGGCGGCGGCCAGTTCGTGCGCCTCCCGCCAGGTCGGGAGCAGGTCCAGGTACACCTGGTCGGAGAAGGTTCCGGTGACGGCGTCGTGGTGGGCGGCGTGCAGCAGGTGCCGCCAGGCCTTGCCCAGGGTCTGCGCCGGATAGTCCAGCAGGCCTTCGGCGCAGGCCAGCGCGGCGAAGGTCTCGGCTTGTTCGAGGAGGTTCTCGGCGGCCCGGTGGGCCTGTTTCACATCGCTGTAGGTGACGTCCTTGCCGGTGTAGACGGGGCCCATCTCCCGGGTGACCGGCAGCGGCCGCTCCCCGCGCGCCGCGAACTCCGCCCGGACGGCGTCGAAGTGGGCGCGCGGGCCGGAGTGCTCCATGCGCGGCCAGCAGTAGCGGCGGTTCCAGGTGTGCTGCACGTCCAGGCCCCAGCGGTGGGGCCAGGAGAAGTCGGTGCCCATCGGGATCAGGACGTTCTTCGTCGCGGCGGCGGTCCGCAGCAGTTCGTAGAGCTCCAGGAGCTGCTCGGCTGCGGCCTCCGCGTCGGGCGCCCGGTGGGAGAACCAGCCGGCCGAGTAGTGCGCGGGCAGGTAGTGCAGCAGCAAGCCCTGCCCGCCGCTGTCGCCGGGCGCGATCCACTCGTACTCGGCGGGCAGCTGCATGGCGGCGGGCGCCCGCAGGGGGCCGCCCCAGGTGTCCGCCATCGGGCCCCACTGGTGGTGCGGGCCGCGGGCGAGGACGGCGGAGTCGAGTCCGCAGCCGGCCATCAGGGCGGGAAAGGACGGGTCGTGGCCGAAGACGTCGAGCTGCCAGGCGGTGCGCGGATCGGCGCCGAGGGTGCCGCGGTGCAGGGCGAGGCCGTGGACGGCGCTGCGGACGGTGGTCTCGGCGCAGGTGAGGTTGGTGGACGGCTCGTTGTAGGTGCCGCCGACGATCTCGACGCGGCCGTCGGCGATCAGCGCGCGCAGCTCGGCCCGGTCGGCGGGGTGGGTGTCCCAGTACGGCTTCAGGTAGTCGACCTCGGAGAGCACGAAGCGGTACGCCGGGTCCTCGCGCGCCTGTTGGAGGTGGAGCGGGATCAGGGTGAAGGCGGGGACGCCCTGGTACTCCCAGCCCTTCTCCGCCTCGCCGGGCTTCCGCGGGGCGTCCCACAGGGCGGTGTAGGCGGCCTGGGTGTTCCACCACATCGGGTCGTAGTGGAAGTGCGGGACGAGCCGGACGGTCCATCCGGGCTCGGCGACGGTCAGCCCGAACGGCAGCTCGGCGAGCGGCCGGCCGTCGGGGGTGGTGACCCGGGCGGTGGCGGCCAGCAGCTCCCCGGGCGCGGCGGCCCCGGTGCGGACGGCCACCTCGACCGTGGACTCCAGGGCACTCCCGGCTCCCGCGGCCCCCTGCACCACCCCCTGCGACTCGTGTCCTTCGTGCGCTTCGTGCGCTTCGTGGTCCTCGGCGGTGTCCGCGCGCACGATGCGGGGGTGCGGGGTACTGACCCCCGCGCCGTCCACGGTGACGTACAGCGGGCCCGCCGGACGCTCCCTCCTGATCCGTACGCGGACGACCTGCGCGGGTGTTTCCGGCGGCCCCGTGAACAGGGCCGGAGTGGTGACCGCCGTGACCGAAATACCGCTGCCCATTTCCACACACTTCCCTGTGACCAGCCACAACTAAAGCGCATTAGTTTCCCCAGGTTCCGACGAGCGGAACCCTTGTGTCAACTGGACTGAAGCGCATAAGTAGGCGGACTTGAGGCCCTGTTGACTTTCCTCATCCGCACCGGCAGGTTGTGCCCCACCCGGTGAATTCCCCCAGAACTCCAGGACGCCTTGTGCACGATCACGCGCTCCGCTTCGGCGCCAACTACACGCCGTCCCGCGGCTGGTTCCACCACTGGCTGGACTTCGACCTCGACGAGGTCAGGGCCGACCTCGACTCGATCGCCGCGCTCGGGCTGGACCACGTCCGCGTCTTCCCGCTGTGGCCGGTCTTCCAGCCGAACCGGACGCTGATCCGCCCGCGCGCCGTCGAACAGCTCGTCGCGCTCGCCGACGCGGCCGCCGAGCGCGGACTCGACGTCAACGTGGACGGGCTGCAGGGGCACTTGTCGAGCTTCGACTTCCTGCCCGCCTGGACCGGGACCTGGCACCGGCGCAACATCTTCACCGACCCGGACGTCGTCGCGGGGCAGGAGGAGTACCTGCGCACGCTGGCCGCGGCCCTCGCCGACCGGCCGAACTTCCTGGGCATGACCGTCGGCAACGAGATCAACCAGTTCTCCGACGCCCCGCACCCCGACCCCGACCGGATCACCCCGGCCCAGGCCGCCCGCTGGCTGGAGCGGATGCTCGCCGCCTGCGAGAAGGGCGCGCCCGGGCGGTTCCACCTCCACGCCGAGTACGACGCCGCCTGGTACCGGGACGGGCACCCCTTCACCCCGGCCCAGGCGGCCCGGCTGGGCGCGGCCACGGCCGTGCACTCCTGGGTGTTCAACGGCACCGCGCAGCGCCACGGCCCGAGCGGGACGGCGACCGAGCACCATGCGGCGTACCTGATCGAGCTGTCCAAGGCCTGGGCCGACGATCCGCACCGTCCGGTGTGGCTCCAGGAGGTCGGCGCCCCGGCGCCGCTGATCCGGCCGGAACACGCGGCGCGGTTCACCGAGGCCACCGTCGCGAACGCCCTGGACTGCCCGGACTTGTGGGGCGTGACCTGGTGGTGCTCGCACGACGTGTCCCGGGAGCTCGCGGACTTCCCGGAACTGGAGTACGGCCTCGGCCTGCTCACCAACGACCGCCGGACCAAGCCGGCCGGCGCCGCCATCGCCCGGATCATCGAGGAGTGGCGGGGCCGCGCGCACCGCCCCGCACCGCGCTCCACCGCGCTCGTCGTGGACGGCGTGGGCGGGCTGGACGGACTGGACGTCGGCGGGGCGCAGGGGGCCCCGGGCCGCTCCGCGTGTGCCCCGGGCGGCGCCTTCTTCGAAGCCTGGGCAGCGCTGACGGCCCAGGGGGTGCGGCCCGCGGTGGTCCTGGCGGAGCGCGCCGAGGACCCGGCCCACCTGTCCGCGCGCGGCATCACCGAGGTGCTGCGCGTGCACGACGTGACCCGACCGAACGTGACCCGACCGAGCCCGACCTGACCGAGCGCGGACCGACCGAGCACGACCCGAGCGCGACCGACCGAGCGTGACCCGACCGATCCCCTCGTGAGGAGCCCCGCATGTCCGAGACCGACCACGGCGTCGATCCTCGTACGCCGCCCGCCCCTGTACGGCCGACCCGGCGCGCGCTGCTGGCCGCCGGGGCCGGGGCCGCCGCGCTGCTGGGCGCGCCCGGCCTGGCCCCGCCCGCCACCGCCGCCACCGCCGCCGCACCCGCGCGCACCACCGCGACCGTCGCACCCACCCCGCCGACCCCGCCGACCCCGGCCGACCTGGCCCCGTACGCCTCCTACTGGTTCCCGGACTCCCTCCCGGCGGGGACCCCCGGCCCCGGGATCGTGTGGCGCTCGCTCAGACGGTGGACCCCGGAGAGCGACCCCGATCTGGCCCACAACACCGCGACCGTGCCCCTGGCGCAGCGGTTCACCCCGGTCCCGGCGAACCGCCACGCCCGCGCCGGCCAGGCCCGGATCGCCGCCCTCGTCTCCTTCGGGCCCACCGCCGGGAACCCCTCCCAGGGCTCTCCGACGGCCGACTACTACGCGCTCTCCCACTGGGCGTACATCGACGAGCTGGTCTTCTGGGGCGGCTCCGCCGGCGAGGGGATCGTGCTCGCCCCGAACGCCCCCGTGGTCGACGCCGCCCACCGCAACGGGGTCCGGGTATTGGGCAACGTGTTCCTGCCGCCCGTCCCCTACGGCGGCGACCTCCAGTGGACCCGCGACTTGGTGCGGCGCGACGCCCTCGGCCGCTTCCCGATCGCGGACCAGCTCGTCCGGGTGGCGCGGGCGTACGGCTTCGACGGCTGGTTCGTGAACGCCGAGACGGACGGCGGGGACAGCGCGCTCGCCGGCCGGATGCGGGAGTTCCTGCGCGCCCTGCGGGCGGCGGGCGAACCGCACGGTCTGCGCATCACCTGGTACGACGCCATGAACACCACCGGCCGGGTGGGCTGGCAGGGCGCCCTCAACCAGCTCAACCAGGAGTTCTTCGAGGACCGGGCCGGGAAGGTCGCGGACACGATGTTCGTGGACTTCCGCTGGACCCCGCGGACCCTGGCCGCCTCGGGCGCGCTCGCCGACCGGCTGGGCCGCTCCCGGTACGAGCTGTGGGCGGCCGTGGACACGGAGGCCCACGGCTGGAACTCCGCCGTCCGCTGGGACGCGATCATCCCGCGCGAGCGCGACCACGTCGTCGGCTACGGCTTCTACCGGCCCGAGTGGACCCGCAACCACCTCACCGACCGCTCGCCCGGCGCCTTCCACCGCGCCGACGACCGCTTCTGGACGGGCGAGTCCCTGGACCCCGCCCGGCCCGCGCCCGAGTCCGGCTGGCGGGCCCCCGCCACGGTCGTCGCCGACCGGTCCACCGTCGCCGGGCTCCCGTTCGCCTGCTCCTTCAACACCGGGCACGGGCTGCGCTGGTACGACCACGGCAAGGTCGTCTCCGACGTGCCCTGGAACCACCTCGGGCTCCAGGACCGGCTCCCGGGCCGCCGCTGGGCGGTGGACACCGCCGGGGTGCGACCCGGCGTCAGCCTGGACTTCGACGACGCCTGGCGCGGCGGCTCCAGCCTGCTGGTCGCGGGCGCCCTGACCGCTCCCGCGACCATC of the Streptomyces sp. NBC_01294 genome contains:
- a CDS encoding NEW3 domain-containing protein, translated to MGSGISVTAVTTPALFTGPPETPAQVVRVRIRRERPAGPLYVTVDGAGVSTPHPRIVRADTAEDHEAHEAHEGHESQGVVQGAAGAGSALESTVEVAVRTGAAAPGELLAATARVTTPDGRPLAELPFGLTVAEPGWTVRLVPHFHYDPMWWNTQAAYTALWDAPRKPGEAEKGWEYQGVPAFTLIPLHLQQAREDPAYRFVLSEVDYLKPYWDTHPADRAELRALIADGRVEIVGGTYNEPSTNLTCAETTVRSAVHGLALHRGTLGADPRTAWQLDVFGHDPSFPALMAGCGLDSAVLARGPHHQWGPMADTWGGPLRAPAAMQLPAEYEWIAPGDSGGQGLLLHYLPAHYSAGWFSHRAPDAEAAAEQLLELYELLRTAAATKNVLIPMGTDFSWPHRWGLDVQHTWNRRYCWPRMEHSGPRAHFDAVRAEFAARGERPLPVTREMGPVYTGKDVTYSDVKQAHRAAENLLEQAETFAALACAEGLLDYPAQTLGKAWRHLLHAAHHDAVTGTFSDQVYLDLLPTWREAHELAAAVRQEALAALTDAADTRGQAPPADAAGTREPAPLAATVHNPVSWTRTDLVRTSVDLAALGLTAAQAHRISVRDAVGRRAPVHVEAAADGVAEVVFLAEEVPSLGYRTWWLEASELPLSGGWEPADGLVVENEAFRAEADPERGGGLARLLDRRTGQQLMSAGEVDELVVQDEYDRHPVFGEGPWHLLPKGPGTGSGSAPATSCRVERGPLGARIVATGRTGPVRWTRTTTLWDGLDRVELTTRVDEFNGSDHLLRLRIPADVPGAVPVAETAAAAVGRGFAFPEADAGADHTRAPWTLDSPCLNWFALSAPLAGPDRALGAAEIVLPDTGTPDGLRELVVALGRYGVTATPTRPAGPRWGDLAVDSSLPDFRIALGGPEANAFTAAVLAAADPAHTQAVREHARAWVPARAPLRALWSPGCDLTGVLDLPVLVYTGPTAELARAVAASGRLEAAGAPAGEAAHDVPYEAAHEVPHEAAYEVPYEVPCAGGCDVGRAVPCGVPHEVPYARRTVGILVRGTPGFAVDTAGRLHSTLMRSCTGRPAGEWMDPPRRTAPDGSSFQLQHWTHVFEHALVAGDGDWREADLARRGREFNKPLTAVTAAPTAGPQPPARSLLGVEPADRVLIETVKRGEEGGLAVRLRETHGRPAAPEVHWPTQPAAEADLLDRPRGPFGAGLGGAATTTLLLRTPSGMPLRHGEREPHQPVFSRYWLHNTGTAPLGDAPYTVTCDGAPSAATVTLASHAGAGGPVALEVRAPDGWHTSWTRRVVDLAPGGHGRIPLSVAPAGGAAPGEHLVRILAATPAGEFEDVLTVTVPGGPVPAGLWVEAPEPVVTLAPGARGLVRARIGSTGVRSALTGVALAVSPYGTWPLTAPAALPLHVPAEGAAGVEFALRPPIHTPPGEYWMAVKAVCQGRIAYGPAIALRISPRMTHSKDE
- a CDS encoding glycoside hydrolase 5 family protein; this encodes MHDHALRFGANYTPSRGWFHHWLDFDLDEVRADLDSIAALGLDHVRVFPLWPVFQPNRTLIRPRAVEQLVALADAAAERGLDVNVDGLQGHLSSFDFLPAWTGTWHRRNIFTDPDVVAGQEEYLRTLAAALADRPNFLGMTVGNEINQFSDAPHPDPDRITPAQAARWLERMLAACEKGAPGRFHLHAEYDAAWYRDGHPFTPAQAARLGAATAVHSWVFNGTAQRHGPSGTATEHHAAYLIELSKAWADDPHRPVWLQEVGAPAPLIRPEHAARFTEATVANALDCPDLWGVTWWCSHDVSRELADFPELEYGLGLLTNDRRTKPAGAAIARIIEEWRGRAHRPAPRSTALVVDGVGGLDGLDVGGAQGAPGRSACAPGGAFFEAWAALTAQGVRPAVVLAERAEDPAHLSARGITEVLRVHDVTRPNVTRPSPT
- a CDS encoding endo-beta-N-acetylglucosaminidase — protein: MSETDHGVDPRTPPAPVRPTRRALLAAGAGAAALLGAPGLAPPATAATAAAPARTTATVAPTPPTPPTPADLAPYASYWFPDSLPAGTPGPGIVWRSLRRWTPESDPDLAHNTATVPLAQRFTPVPANRHARAGQARIAALVSFGPTAGNPSQGSPTADYYALSHWAYIDELVFWGGSAGEGIVLAPNAPVVDAAHRNGVRVLGNVFLPPVPYGGDLQWTRDLVRRDALGRFPIADQLVRVARAYGFDGWFVNAETDGGDSALAGRMREFLRALRAAGEPHGLRITWYDAMNTTGRVGWQGALNQLNQEFFEDRAGKVADTMFVDFRWTPRTLAASGALADRLGRSRYELWAAVDTEAHGWNSAVRWDAIIPRERDHVVGYGFYRPEWTRNHLTDRSPGAFHRADDRFWTGESLDPARPAPESGWRAPATVVADRSTVAGLPFACSFNTGHGLRWYDHGKVVSDVPWNHLGLQDRLPGRRWAVDTAGVRPGVSLDFDDAWRGGSSLLVAGALTAPATIGLHSTRLPLSRATVVELVHATGSGPVTVEIGVATREPTAPGEPVPYIWLAAGSRDSGQGWRTTRAGLAHLAGSTAYALAVRITALGTEPVAWRLGALSVRDEPRTRRPAPPTALRVDAAARQDGRARLRLSWRRAAAAGGQIRHYEVSRILPDGTRRFLGGTCGTALHLPDVPRAGRERAAAFEVRAVDELYAVSAPARTTLAW